In Deltaproteobacteria bacterium, the sequence CGTTCCTCGGGGCGTTCCCGGTGCCGGTGCTCGGCGCCGGCGCGGCGCCGGTGCTCGGCTGGTACGCGCTGCGACGGGTTGGCGCCGCGGCGGTAGAGTGCGCCCCGCATGTACCCCGAACTCTTTCGACAGATGCGTAAGCAGCTCGCGCAGCTCGACCTGTGGCTCGACAAGGCCGACGCCGCCGCCAAGACCCGCTCGTTCAACGCGGACGCGTTCCTGCAGTGCCGGCTCGCGCCCGATCAGTTCGCGCTCGTGCGGCAGCTGCAGATCGTCTGCGACACCGCGCGTCAGGCCGCTTCGCGACTCACCGGCAAGCCGTTCGAGGCCCAGCCCGACACCGAGACCACGATCGACGAGGTGCGCGTGCGCATGCAGGCGACGCTGACGTACCTCGATGGCCTCACCGCCGCCGACTTCGCCGGCGCGGCGACCCGCGAGATCACGCAGCCGCGCTGGGAGGGCAAGACGATGACCGGCGCCGACTACTTCGTCGAGCACGCGCTGCCGAACTTCTACTTCCATCTGACCCATGCCTACGCGCTGCTGCGTGCCAATGGCGTGCCGCTCGGCAAGCGCGACTACCTCGGTGCGCTGACCCAGCGCTTGCCCTGAGCCCGCGAACACGCGCACGCGCGGTCGCAGCGTCCGGCATCGCGCGAACCATGCGACGATGCCGAGGCCGCGTGCGTGCGGCGTGGGGAGGTCGAGCATGGACACGATGGCAAGGCGGATCTCGGTCATCGCGGCGGCGGTGCTGCTCTCGTGCGGCGGCGGTGACGAGAGCGGCCGCACCGACGGCACGCTCACCGGCGGCGGCTCGCTGACCGTGGCGACCACCGTGGGTGGCTCCGGCACCAACGAGACCGGGCTCGACACCACCGACACGCTCGGCGATCCGACGACGTGCTCGAGCGATGACGACTGCCCCGCCGGGCAGCGCTGCGCCGCGACCTCGGGGGTGTGCCTGCCGCCCGACGCGTGCATGTTGCCGGGTGACTGCGACGGCGGCTTCGAGTGC encodes:
- a CDS encoding DUF1993 domain-containing protein, which codes for MYPELFRQMRKQLAQLDLWLDKADAAAKTRSFNADAFLQCRLAPDQFALVRQLQIVCDTARQAASRLTGKPFEAQPDTETTIDEVRVRMQATLTYLDGLTAADFAGAATREITQPRWEGKTMTGADYFVEHALPNFYFHLTHAYALLRANGVPLGKRDYLGALTQRLP